In one window of Agromyces badenianii DNA:
- a CDS encoding NlpC/P60 family protein → MAENRTRPVSRVKPATIFSTIAVGAVTASVVGGGVPAMAEPDYPSWGEIEQAKTNEATKQAEIARVGELLAGLQQVADAAVQASQIAAESYRIAVDERDRAAERESTLARQADEADAVAEISKMRAGLLAAHLAKTAGNDLSAELVFSGESADGLLKQLGMASKLGEQAQAVYEQAVADRNTADALRAQAARAATERTRLAALAEAKAVEANAAAESAMAAVTAQEQRSAELYAQLATLKDTTAELERERVEGQAREAARAALEASRPTTPAPAPAPAPPAGGGGGGGGGGGGGNGGGTPAPNPAPAPPNAGAVESAIWFASQQLGERYGLGGAGPDVWDCSGLTRAAYAYAGIGIGSHSATNQYHTLAARGKAVSLGSVQRGDLLFWGSPGNYYHVAIYLGGGRILEAPDYGKPVREWPIWGSPSAAARPAG, encoded by the coding sequence TTGGCTGAGAACCGAACCAGGCCGGTGTCGCGGGTGAAGCCCGCGACCATCTTCTCGACGATCGCCGTCGGCGCGGTCACGGCGTCGGTCGTGGGGGGCGGCGTTCCGGCGATGGCCGAACCCGACTACCCGTCGTGGGGCGAGATCGAGCAGGCGAAGACCAACGAGGCGACGAAGCAGGCCGAGATCGCGCGGGTCGGCGAGTTGCTCGCCGGCCTCCAGCAGGTGGCGGATGCCGCGGTGCAGGCCTCGCAGATCGCTGCCGAGTCGTACCGCATCGCCGTCGACGAGCGCGACCGGGCGGCCGAGCGCGAGTCCACGCTCGCGCGGCAGGCCGATGAGGCCGATGCGGTCGCCGAGATCTCGAAGATGCGCGCCGGGCTTCTCGCCGCGCATCTCGCGAAGACGGCGGGCAACGACCTGAGCGCCGAGCTCGTGTTCTCGGGCGAGAGCGCCGACGGGCTGCTGAAGCAGCTCGGCATGGCGTCGAAGCTCGGTGAGCAGGCTCAGGCGGTCTACGAGCAGGCGGTCGCCGATCGCAACACCGCCGACGCCCTGCGGGCCCAGGCCGCTCGGGCTGCAACCGAGCGCACGCGTCTCGCCGCGCTCGCCGAGGCGAAGGCCGTCGAGGCGAACGCTGCTGCCGAGTCGGCGATGGCGGCGGTCACCGCGCAGGAGCAGCGCTCGGCAGAACTGTATGCGCAGCTCGCGACCCTGAAAGACACCACTGCCGAGCTCGAACGCGAGCGCGTCGAGGGTCAGGCGCGTGAGGCCGCGCGGGCCGCGCTCGAGGCGAGTCGGCCGACCACCCCGGCGCCGGCCCCAGCCCCGGCCCCGCCCGCAGGCGGCGGCGGTGGCGGGGGAGGTGGGGGAGGTGGCGGCAACGGCGGCGGCACACCCGCGCCGAACCCCGCCCCGGCTCCGCCGAACGCGGGGGCGGTCGAGTCGGCGATCTGGTTCGCGAGCCAGCAGCTCGGCGAGCGATACGGGCTCGGCGGCGCCGGCCCCGACGTCTGGGACTGCTCGGGCCTCACCCGCGCCGCCTATGCGTACGCGGGCATCGGCATCGGCAGCCACTCGGCGACGAACCAGTACCACACGCTCGCGGCCCGCGGGAAGGCGGTCTCGCTCGGCAGCGTGCAGCGCGGCGACCTGCTCTTCTGGGGTTCGCCCGGCAACTACTACCACGTCGCGATCTACCTCGGCGGCGGACGCATCCTCGAGGCACCCGACTACGGCAAGCCCGTGCGCGAGTGGCCGATCTGGGGCAGCCCCTCGGCCGCGGCGCGCCCCGCCGGCTGA
- a CDS encoding M23 family metallopeptidase: MIAVVAATLLGPVIATPQPALAATYPSWDELQAAKANTAAGAAAVEQVVALIAELEANVEFTRAEAERRTDELFVAQQKYDEAVIRADQIQAQADASAAEAQAAESNAGQVAAQLYRSGGGDVGVNLFLDAGNAQATETLLSKLGSMEKMVERTSSIYDRAQEKKNTAQALSGQAEVAQAEREKLRIAAEEALVAAQEAQAAAEAALAESQAKKIELDAQLAFLKDTEAKTAAAYQEGERIKQEEERKRREEAARSGSPGGVASSGWAKPAGGRITGDFGPRSPICAGSGCSGDFHYAVDLGTGCSAPIYAANSGVVRFSGYSGTYGNYIQIDHGGGIWTGYAHIRDGGRFVGAGAWVDAGQNIASSGTTGASDGCHLHFEVYSGGGRIDPQPFMANRGVNLG; encoded by the coding sequence GTGATCGCGGTCGTCGCCGCGACGCTCCTCGGCCCGGTCATCGCGACCCCGCAGCCCGCGCTCGCCGCCACGTACCCGAGCTGGGACGAGCTGCAGGCGGCGAAGGCGAACACGGCCGCCGGTGCTGCTGCGGTCGAGCAGGTCGTCGCACTCATCGCCGAACTCGAGGCGAACGTCGAGTTCACGCGGGCAGAAGCCGAGCGCCGCACGGACGAGCTCTTCGTCGCGCAGCAGAAGTACGACGAAGCCGTGATCAGGGCCGACCAGATCCAGGCACAGGCTGATGCATCCGCCGCTGAGGCCCAGGCAGCGGAGTCGAACGCGGGTCAGGTCGCCGCCCAGCTCTACCGCTCCGGTGGCGGTGACGTCGGGGTCAACCTCTTCCTCGATGCGGGCAACGCTCAAGCCACCGAGACGCTGCTCTCCAAGCTCGGCAGCATGGAGAAGATGGTCGAGCGCACCTCGAGCATCTACGACCGAGCCCAGGAGAAGAAGAACACCGCTCAGGCGCTCAGTGGGCAGGCCGAGGTAGCACAGGCCGAACGCGAGAAACTGCGCATCGCCGCCGAGGAGGCCCTGGTCGCCGCTCAGGAAGCACAGGCGGCAGCAGAGGCCGCGCTCGCCGAATCGCAGGCGAAGAAGATCGAGCTCGACGCGCAGCTCGCGTTCCTGAAAGACACTGAGGCGAAGACGGCCGCGGCCTACCAGGAGGGCGAGCGGATCAAGCAGGAGGAGGAGCGGAAGCGCCGCGAGGAGGCGGCCCGCAGCGGATCGCCGGGTGGCGTCGCGTCGTCGGGCTGGGCGAAGCCCGCCGGTGGCCGCATCACCGGCGACTTCGGGCCGCGTTCGCCGATCTGCGCGGGCAGCGGATGTTCCGGAGACTTCCACTACGCCGTCGACCTCGGCACCGGCTGCTCGGCACCGATCTACGCGGCGAACAGCGGAGTCGTGAGGTTCTCGGGCTACTCGGGCACGTACGGCAACTACATCCAGATCGACCACGGCGGCGGTATCTGGACCGGGTACGCGCACATCCGTGACGGCGGTCGTTTCGTCGGCGCCGGCGCCTGGGTCGATGCGGGGCAGAACATCGCCTCGAGCGGAACGACCGGGGCATCCGATGGATGCCACCTGCACTTCGAGGTGTACAGCGGTGGAGGCCGTATCGACCCCCAGCCGTTCATGGCCAACCGGGGGGTCAACCTTGGCTGA
- a CDS encoding tyrosine-type recombinase/integrase, whose amino-acid sequence MAGRPTKDTPSRVDPRTGRPLPEGIRWRADRQRYQIRVVGPSVEGGAAERSRTFLTLAEAKRELAKMVAGRNPNGSMTLDQWYDKYWPAIESSIRPATARSYGVAWRLRVKPSLGRHRLDEITSPMIESAMVAWSGGASAKNDALALLSRLLDGARRSRFIDFNPAREVKRPSMRESISPVSRALTLEQITALLDLIPDGVYRRYFAALVYTGMRAGEATALRVGDVDFGRGVIRVSRSLSPGMRGELIEQSPKSHKSRDVPLIDALRPYAEAASRGKQGSDLLFDGPDGGRLTNHNARRAVNWEELREAIGRPDLRIHDLRHTFATILFDAGATAPDVQATLGHSSLQVTERYSRAREGVALRAGAALNDALKRADESTDSSRAKTGTKSQAESAHPEPEMAQRRTRRTLNGTSMTQPHRRPRGMTR is encoded by the coding sequence ATGGCCGGGCGGCCGACCAAGGACACCCCGTCGCGGGTCGATCCGCGCACGGGTCGGCCGCTGCCCGAAGGCATCCGCTGGCGCGCCGACCGCCAGCGTTACCAGATCCGCGTCGTCGGCCCGAGCGTCGAGGGCGGCGCCGCCGAGCGCTCCCGCACGTTCCTCACCCTCGCCGAGGCGAAGCGCGAGCTCGCGAAGATGGTGGCCGGTCGCAACCCGAACGGGTCGATGACGCTCGACCAGTGGTACGACAAGTACTGGCCCGCGATCGAGTCGTCCATCCGCCCGGCAACGGCCCGCAGCTACGGCGTCGCCTGGAGGCTCCGCGTGAAGCCGAGTCTCGGCCGCCACCGGCTCGACGAGATCACCTCTCCCATGATCGAGTCCGCGATGGTCGCGTGGTCGGGCGGGGCATCCGCCAAGAACGACGCGCTCGCGCTGCTCTCGCGCCTGCTCGACGGCGCTCGTCGTTCTCGGTTCATCGACTTCAACCCGGCTCGCGAGGTGAAGCGGCCGAGCATGCGCGAGTCGATCTCGCCGGTGTCGCGGGCGCTCACGCTCGAGCAGATCACCGCACTGCTCGACCTGATTCCCGATGGCGTCTACCGCCGCTACTTCGCCGCGCTCGTCTACACGGGCATGCGCGCGGGTGAGGCGACCGCGCTGCGCGTCGGCGACGTCGACTTCGGGCGCGGGGTCATCCGCGTCAGCCGGTCGCTGAGTCCGGGTATGCGCGGCGAGCTCATCGAGCAGTCGCCCAAGAGCCACAAGTCGAGGGATGTCCCGCTGATCGACGCGCTGCGTCCGTACGCCGAGGCGGCCTCGCGCGGCAAGCAGGGGAGCGACCTGCTCTTCGATGGGCCCGACGGTGGGCGCCTCACGAATCACAACGCGCGCCGCGCGGTGAACTGGGAAGAGCTGCGCGAGGCGATCGGGCGGCCCGACCTGCGCATCCACGACCTGCGGCACACGTTCGCGACGATCCTGTTCGACGCCGGCGCGACCGCGCCCGACGTGCAGGCGACTCTCGGCCACTCGAGCCTGCAGGTCACCGAGCGCTACTCTCGTGCACGCGAAGGCGTCGCGCTCCGAGCCGGTGCAGCACTGAACGATGCGCTCAAGCGAGCCGACGAAAGCACCGATTCGAGCAGAGCCAAGACCGGCACCAAGAGCCAAGCCGAGTCGGCCCATCCAGAACCGGAAATGGCACAACGCCGAACCAGGCGAACCCTTAATGGCACATCAATGACACAGCCTCACCGGCGGCCTCGCGGAATGACCCGCTGA
- a CDS encoding SIR2 family protein produces the protein MLEGIVDVLTTNWDNCIERGSSDERPSAVVTSQDLSNVTPPSVLKIHGCATQPQSLLVTSNHLAAPPQWVIDETRHRLGATTVAFVGIGDIAGYVKLRIEEALHDVGVIDNIRVVSPGIVSGWASSQWAGLVPDLGAGQRIAATADDFLEQLGRAYVLGVFGDIALEFSDHPKFLAAVKNAQNSITASDALKVVVWARRAAVTPHAGVSVFDSESMTTMLCALGVLLPDGFAVEASGAVRTPEAYWQVLVSSGRTSASRMQREAQNRLSAARTEGREVPKYLVAGGIGWGLGTTLPSDILNEGRGDDVLDGPLNLMPEILRAEEVLA, from the coding sequence ATGCTGGAAGGCATCGTGGATGTTCTTACGACAAACTGGGACAACTGCATCGAGCGGGGCAGCTCCGACGAGCGACCTTCAGCCGTGGTGACGAGCCAAGATCTATCCAATGTAACCCCACCCTCGGTTCTGAAGATTCATGGGTGCGCTACTCAGCCTCAATCCCTCCTTGTAACCTCAAATCATCTCGCTGCGCCACCTCAATGGGTGATCGACGAGACTCGCCATCGCCTTGGCGCCACGACTGTCGCATTCGTGGGAATCGGCGACATCGCCGGGTACGTCAAGCTCCGCATCGAAGAGGCCCTCCACGATGTCGGAGTCATAGACAACATCCGAGTTGTCAGCCCCGGGATCGTGAGCGGGTGGGCGTCTTCGCAGTGGGCGGGGCTCGTCCCCGACCTCGGCGCCGGCCAACGTATTGCCGCTACGGCCGACGACTTTCTCGAGCAGCTAGGGCGCGCCTATGTGCTCGGGGTGTTCGGCGACATCGCTCTCGAGTTCTCGGATCATCCGAAGTTCTTGGCCGCGGTCAAGAATGCTCAGAACTCGATCACCGCGAGCGATGCGCTGAAAGTCGTCGTATGGGCACGCCGGGCAGCGGTGACGCCCCACGCAGGAGTCTCAGTCTTCGACTCCGAGTCAATGACGACGATGCTCTGCGCTCTCGGCGTGCTTCTGCCCGACGGCTTCGCCGTAGAGGCGTCAGGGGCCGTACGCACGCCTGAAGCGTATTGGCAGGTTCTGGTCTCGTCGGGTCGCACGTCCGCATCTCGAATGCAGCGCGAGGCGCAAAACCGCCTGTCAGCGGCGCGGACTGAAGGCCGCGAAGTACCCAAGTATCTGGTCGCCGGAGGTATTGGTTGGGGGCTTGGCACGACACTTCCCTCCGACATACTGAACGAAGGGCGTGGAGACGACGTTCTCGATGGCCCGTTGAATCTGATGCCTGAGATCCTGCGAGCGGAAGAGGTGCTGGCCTGA
- a CDS encoding AAA family ATPase: MQLPPSSRERLLPTYFEPSIRTLRVEAFRGFRDYQEFDLSASAVIVTGPNGTGKTSFFDALQWCLVGSIERLEGLRSRRRVEHIVNQFRVPARAVVELDFVAVGKHFTVRRTGDQSGSTLEFREAGEPTRFGDEATRAIHRALVGESELTLEALLSTSGLMQQDVMRSVLEAKPAERYRHLSAVLGLSRLEDFEEAVREAARDAKSRAEGARSNLERAESDLKQARSSLEAQERLALAKPQFDSMRQAVLDAIASPSSNVQIDVSAFSYLQSVENFAGLAELISSAIEAVEQLARSRERAKLLSDESLGGMDFDLDSATAARDDAIRNVALKRDAVIEATRALELAREAGESMARLAAAALPLLSENCPVCGHHIDRAHIERELLAVSAETRPVLTLTEALAGAREELKIAESQLSAAEHTVQEYTHAARRRTERDQAIERVSRDEIAVRAFKPTMTFDGDGDRLLAESTSVVVDRLQVIRGRIRDLISSVESTGTQSGIERARSEIQSLEDAIATRREPATSEANRARELKKLADAAVEARVAVTNKRFDAVQPLVADIYRRLDPHPVFKEFEFELDTYYRRGTTTPVVRDQVTGVSADPLLVFSTSQANIAALSYFLAMGWSAGSGALPFILLDDPVQSMDDVNVLGFADLSRHLRQDRQLIISTHERRFANLLERKLAPRSENETTKVIQFVAWDRGGPVVERREISSQRELSSLRLVKSAS, translated from the coding sequence GTGCAGTTGCCGCCTTCGAGCAGGGAGCGTCTCTTGCCGACATACTTTGAGCCGTCGATTAGAACCCTGCGAGTCGAGGCGTTTCGAGGGTTTCGCGACTATCAAGAGTTCGACCTATCCGCCTCAGCGGTGATCGTCACTGGCCCGAACGGCACTGGCAAGACCAGCTTCTTTGACGCGCTGCAGTGGTGCCTTGTGGGCTCGATCGAGCGACTGGAGGGCCTCCGGTCCCGTAGACGCGTTGAACACATCGTCAACCAGTTCCGAGTCCCTGCCCGGGCGGTAGTGGAGTTGGATTTCGTCGCTGTGGGCAAGCACTTTACGGTCCGGCGAACCGGTGATCAATCGGGAAGCACGCTGGAGTTTCGAGAGGCCGGAGAGCCAACCCGTTTTGGCGACGAAGCTACTCGGGCCATTCACCGCGCATTGGTCGGTGAGAGCGAACTGACTCTGGAGGCCCTTCTCTCGACGTCAGGGCTAATGCAGCAAGATGTGATGCGGAGTGTTCTGGAGGCGAAGCCGGCCGAGCGTTACAGACATCTCAGCGCCGTGCTCGGCTTGAGCAGGTTGGAGGACTTCGAAGAAGCAGTACGAGAAGCTGCCCGCGATGCTAAATCGAGGGCGGAAGGCGCTCGGTCGAATCTCGAAAGGGCCGAGTCAGATCTCAAGCAGGCTCGGTCCAGTCTCGAGGCTCAGGAACGCTTGGCGCTCGCCAAACCTCAGTTCGACTCCATGCGTCAAGCCGTGCTCGATGCCATCGCATCGCCGTCGAGCAACGTACAGATCGACGTTTCGGCATTTAGCTACTTGCAGAGCGTCGAGAATTTCGCTGGTCTGGCCGAGCTCATCTCCTCGGCAATCGAAGCAGTCGAACAACTAGCTCGCAGTAGAGAACGGGCAAAGCTTCTATCGGACGAGTCGCTAGGTGGGATGGATTTCGACCTAGATTCAGCGACCGCAGCACGAGATGATGCAATTCGCAACGTTGCTCTCAAGCGGGACGCCGTTATCGAGGCGACTCGAGCGCTGGAACTAGCCCGCGAGGCCGGCGAATCGATGGCACGCCTAGCTGCAGCTGCTCTCCCCTTGCTCTCGGAGAACTGCCCCGTGTGCGGTCACCACATCGATCGAGCGCACATTGAACGTGAGTTGCTTGCGGTGTCAGCAGAGACCCGACCTGTGCTGACGCTCACCGAGGCGCTCGCGGGAGCTCGCGAGGAGTTGAAAATAGCCGAGTCTCAACTCTCCGCAGCGGAACACACCGTGCAGGAGTACACGCATGCGGCGCGACGGAGGACAGAGCGAGACCAGGCAATCGAGCGGGTCAGCCGCGACGAGATTGCAGTTCGTGCGTTCAAGCCAACCATGACCTTTGACGGGGACGGCGACCGATTGCTGGCTGAGAGCACGAGTGTCGTAGTAGATCGTCTCCAGGTCATCCGAGGGCGTATTCGGGACCTGATCTCATCGGTGGAGAGCACTGGAACCCAGTCTGGGATCGAGCGAGCACGCTCGGAGATCCAAAGTCTGGAGGACGCGATCGCTACCCGAAGAGAGCCAGCTACTTCTGAAGCGAATCGGGCGCGTGAGCTGAAAAAGCTTGCCGACGCCGCAGTGGAAGCTCGAGTTGCGGTCACCAACAAACGCTTCGATGCAGTACAACCACTCGTAGCCGACATTTACCGCCGGCTTGATCCCCACCCCGTGTTCAAGGAATTCGAGTTCGAACTCGATACCTACTATCGACGGGGCACGACCACCCCAGTAGTTCGGGATCAAGTCACCGGCGTAAGCGCAGACCCGCTACTCGTATTCTCGACGTCGCAGGCCAACATTGCGGCTCTGTCCTATTTTCTAGCGATGGGTTGGTCAGCTGGGTCAGGAGCTCTTCCCTTCATCCTTCTCGACGACCCGGTACAGTCCATGGACGACGTGAACGTGCTCGGATTCGCAGACTTGAGTCGCCACCTTCGTCAAGACCGACAACTGATCATCTCCACTCACGAACGCCGCTTCGCGAATCTTCTCGAACGCAAACTGGCGCCTCGTTCTGAGAACGAGACGACGA